One window of the Rosa rugosa chromosome 3, drRosRugo1.1, whole genome shotgun sequence genome contains the following:
- the LOC133735434 gene encoding uncharacterized protein LOC133735434 → MALSKLLVFVPIIFLILMGMMTEAATPPGIAKNPSNARCLIKKYKHCYNLVHVCPKFCPDKCTVECVSCKPICSGGTTSPTTPSPTPTPTPPTPTPSPPKYYPSPPPKTPTPPTPTPTPPTPTPSPPKYYPPPPKTPTPPTPTPTPPTPSPPTPTPTPPTPTPTPPTPTPPTPTPTPSSPTPTPSPPSTPTPPKKGKCKNKNYPQCYNIEHACPSSCPGGCEVDCVTCKPVCKCDQPGAVCQDPRFIGGDGITFYFHGKKNHNFCLLSDSNLHINAHFIGKRNANMKRDFTWVQSIAILFGKHQLFIGAQKTATWDDSVDRLALSFDGVPITLRESEGARWQSESFPHVSFVRVGDTNNVMVEVEGKFRITAKVVPITEEDSRVHNYGVTKDDALAHLDLGFKFFSLSNRVNGVLGQTYRPDYVSRVKIGANMPVMSGDREFQTSGLFAADCSIARFNGASDSENEGSVEGLEFPSLNCASGIDGRGVVCKR, encoded by the exons atgGCTCTCTCCAAACTGCTAGTTTTTGTTCCAATTATCTTCCTAATTCTGATGGGAATGATGACCGAGGCGGCAACTCCTCCGGGAATTGCGAAGAATCCTAGCAATGCAAGGTGTTTGATAAAGAAGTACAAGCATTGTTACAATTTGGTGCATGTGTGCCCCAAGTTTTGTCCCGATAAGTGCACAGTTGAGTGTGTGTCATGTAAACCCATCTGTTCTGGGGGCACAACATCTCCCACTACACCTTCACCAACACCTACACCTACGCCACCAACTCCTACTCCATCACCTCCCAAATATTACccttctcctcctcctaaaACTCCGACACCACCAACCCCAACCCCAACACCGCCAACTCCAACTCCATCACCTCCCAAATATtatcctcctcctcctaaaaCGCCCACACCGCCTACTCCAACCCCAACACCGCCAACTCCATCACCTCCAACTCCAACTCCCACACCACCAACCCCGACCCCAACACCTCCAACTCCCACACCGCCAACCCCAACGCCTACTCCCTCATCGCCAACCCCTACTCCTTCACCTCCATCAACTCCTACTCCACCAAAGAAAGGAAAGTGCAAGAACAAGAACTACCCCCAGTGCTACAACATTGAACATGCATGCCCTAGCTCCTGCCCTGGTGGATGTGAGGTGGATTGTGTCACTTGCAAGCCAGTCTGTA AGTGTGATCAACCCGGAGCAGTGTGCCAAGACCCTCGTTTCATAGGCGGTGACGGCATTACCTTTTACTTCCACGGCAAGAAAAACCACAATTTCTGCCTCTTATCCGACTCCAACCTTCACATCAATGCCCACTTCATCGGCAAGCGAAATGCCAACATGAAACGCGACTTCACATGGGTCCAATCCATCGCCATCCTCTTTGGAAAACACCAACTCTTCATCGGCGCCCAAAAAACTGCTACATGGGATGACTCCGTTGACCGCCTTGCCCTCTCCTTCGACGGCGTGCCAATCACCCTCCGGGAATCCGAAGGCGCTAGGTGGCAATCCGAGAGCTTCCCACATGTCTCATTCGTAAGGGTGGGTGACACCAACAATGTGATGGTTGAAGTTGAAGGCAAGTTTAGGATCACAGCCAAGGTTGTGCCTATAACTGAAGAAGACTCTAGAGTTCACAACTATGGTGTGACAAAAGATGATGCGTTGGCTCATCTTGATCTTGGGTTTAAGTTCTTCTCTTTGAGCAACCGAGTTAATGGTGTGTTGGGTCAGACTTACAGACCCGATTACGTGAGCCGGGTCAAGATTGGAGCCAACATGCCTGTGATGAGTGGTGACAGGGAGTTCCAAACTTCAGGACTTTTCGCTGCGGATTGCTCCATTGCTAGGTTTAATGGTGCTAGCGACTCTGAGAATGAAGGGTCTGTTGAGGGTTTGGAGTTTCCAAGCTTGAACTGTGCTAGTGGGATTGATGGTCGAGGAGTTGTGTGCAAGAGATAG
- the LOC133739113 gene encoding cyclase-like protein 2, with translation MNVALLHPLFLTFSCLFFLASSSSSSGYSPGDTPKPVRREVYGNGRIFDITHRYTPEIPVYGSKLGIGHFRWLQLSMKNGSLTNNSEFKLPVHTGTHVDAPGHVFDDYYDAGFDVDQLDLEVLNGPALVVDVPRDSNITAEVMESLNIPKGTRRVLFRTLNTDRGLMHKKEFDSSFVGFTEDGAKWVVKNTDIKLVGTDYFSIATYDEAIPAHIAFLKGREIIPVEGLKLDGIKPGNYSVHCLPLRLLGAEGAPTRCILIK, from the exons ATGAACGTCGCCCTTCTCCATCCCCTCTTTCTCACATTTTCTTGCTTATTCTTCCttgcttcctcctcctcctcctcaggcTACAGTCCCGGCGACACTCCAAAACCCGTTAGGAGGGAAGTATACGGCAATGGGAGAATCTTCGACATCACCCACAGGTACACCCCGGAGATTCCCGTGTATGGTTCAAAGCTTGGGATCGGACATTTCCGGTGGCTCCAACTGAGCATGAAGAATGGTTCACTTACCAACAACTCGGAGTTCAAGCTGCCTGTTCACACCGGAACCCATGTTGATGCCCCTGGCCATGTGTTTGATGATTACTATGATGCTGGGTTTGATGTAGATCAGCTTGACTTGGAGGTACTCAATG GCCCTGCCCTTGTTGTTGATGTTCCCAGGGATAGCAACATAACTG CTGAAGTGATGGAGTCCTTAAATATTCCCAAGGGTACTCGCCGAGTACTTTTCAGGACATTAAATACTGATAG GGGTCTTATGCATAAAAAGGAATTTGACTCAAGCTTTGTGGGATTCACGGAGGATGGAGCGAAATGGGTGGTTAAGAACACGGACATCAAACTTGTTG GAACTGATTACTTTTCCATTGCTACCTATGATGAAGCTATTCCGGCACATATTGCTTTTCTAAAGGGAAGG GAAATCATACCTGTGGAAGGCCTAAAGCTTGATGGCATAAAACCAGGAAATTATTCTGTGCATTGCTTACCTCTAAGGTTGCTTGGTGCTGAAGGAGCACCAACAAGATGCATTCTCATCAAATGA